One Lachancea thermotolerans CBS 6340 chromosome B complete sequence genomic window, CTCTGTGACTTTAGCGACGATTTCGCGCATGACTGGATGGCCGGGCTTGGCCTGCATGATCCAGTTACCGAATTGCAGCCTCCTAACGTAGTTGCTCCTCCAGTCGGGACTGTTGGCGTCATTTTCTATGCCTATAATGAGGCCAATTTCGCGAGGAGACACATTTTCAGGGATCCAGTTAGGAACTGGCTGCAGAGGGTCGGTGTCTATGTCTGCGTAAACGCCGCCGCGtgcaaacaaaatcaagtacttgaagaagtctgCTTTTAGGTATACTGATGGGAGCGCGTCGTAAGCTTCTATGACCTCTGGGATAGATGCATACATGTAGTGAATGAGAGCTGACGCAGTGTCATCGTTGATTATTTCATGCACGAACCCTGGGTTCTTGTCACCCCACCTTCTTTCGAATGACTGAAGAGTGGGGTCCATGCGGTCGTCCAGGTCAGAGTAAGGCCAAGTCTGCCAGATAAAAGCGGGAAATTTCTTCGACGTTCCATACTCGAACATGTGGGCAAGCTTTTCACGCAGCGTGGCATGCGTGGCAGGCTGCTTAAGGTCTTGTATCTTCTTTTCCAGTATTTTACgctctttctcaaattttttaatttggtcttcttgtttcGCAAGCAAGTCCTGCGACAGCTTCTCGAACAGCTCAACCATGTTAACGTCCTGCTTCTGTGCGGATGCAGCATCAGCTCCTGGAGCAATGTCTTTGGGCAAACCTTGCAGGATAGCCTGCACGTCGGTTGCCGTCCGGTTGCTCACAAACCGTCCTacgagcgcgagcgcgatTGTGAGCAGGACAGCCCATACCACGTAGCGCTTCCAGGTGGGCCTGCGTGACTTCGGCATGTTAGCAGAGCGTTGCGTGGGAAATATTTTTATGGTtgagttgaagctttgatCTGCATCGAGATGATTACTAGAATTGTTTCGCAGTGTGAAGCGAAAAATATGGTATAGTCTCATACGAATAGACCTTTATCTAGAATACGGAATTCAGAAGCCATCTGCTTGACGAGATGGTACGCGGCCGCAATTCTGAGCGGAATGGTTGAGCTCGTCTTACTGAGCCAGGcgttcaaaagctgaagctctGGCTCGGATGTGACAGGGATGTTGACGCTAAGCACTACATCCGT contains:
- the HOC1 gene encoding alpha-1,6-mannosyltransferase (similar to uniprot|P47124 Saccharomyces cerevisiae YJR075W HOC1); this encodes MRLYHIFRFTLRNNSSNHLDADQSFNSTIKIFPTQRSANMPKSRRPTWKRYVVWAVLLTIALALVGRFVSNRTATDVQAILQGLPKDIAPGADAASAQKQDVNMVELFEKLSQDLLAKQEDQIKKFEKERKILEKKIQDLKQPATHATLREKLAHMFEYGTSKKFPAFIWQTWPYSDLDDRMDPTLQSFERRWGDKNPGFVHEIINDDTASALIHYMYASIPEVIEAYDALPSVYLKADFFKYLILFARGGVYADIDTDPLQPVPNWIPENVSPREIGLIIGIENDANSPDWRSNYVRRLQFGNWIMQAKPGHPVMREIVAKVTEETLKRRADGELRMNLRNDLNIMSWTGSGIWTDVVFTYFNDYVQSGILSKITWKEFHNLGVPKLVGDVLVFPQFSFDAPEKEEDGNKALQFCRHTGLKSWKAAPKVAGDN